The Cylindrospermum stagnale PCC 7417 genome segment CAAACTAAAAATAGCGAAAATACAGTACAGATTATCGTAGACAACAATGTTGTGCCCTTACCTGTGTACTTCATTTACCTGAAAAATGCTGTAAATAGACTGGGAACGAGACAAAAGTGAACTAGATACCCGACTTCTCTAAGAAGTCGGGTATCTCAACCTATAGTGGTCATATCTTTTCCAAGACCAAGAACATACAATGGGTATATCCCATCAAAAAGTTCTTCTCTTCCTACTCCGGGGAATAGTTTCATTATGCTCCAAAGATTATATGTACATAACTTTAGATGTTTAGAAAACTTTGAACTGACCATGAAAGAGATGCCATCTGTTCTCTTGATTGGAAAAAATGGTGTGGGTAAATCAACTATTGCCACTGCATTAGAAGTATTTCAATCTATTGGTAGAGGTATCAATAGATTGCGCGAACTTGTTAAGTCTAAAGATTTTGCTCGTGGCAGGTCTGATGTTCCCATTCGATTAGAAATGGAGGTATTACTTAAGGGTAAAATATATAAATATATTCTTGCTTTGGAGTTGCCAGAAAAATTTAAAGAGCTTAGAGTCTTTGAAGAACAATTGTTAGTTGAAGGAGAACCAATTTACTCTCGAAAAGAAGCTCAAGTTACTCTTTATACTACCTCAAAAAATCGTGAGGCTCAGTTTATGGTAGATTGGCATCTGGTAGCCCTCCCAGTCATTCAAGAGCAATCTGAAACTGATCCGCTTCATATTTTCAAAACTTGGCTTGCTCACATGATTATTTTAGCCCCTATTCCCAGTTTGATGACTGGAGACTCTAACGGTGAAACTTTGGAGCCAAAGCGAGAGGGTTCAAATATCGGGGAGTGGTTTTCTGGTTTACTCGGTCGCTATCCTGCGGCCTACAGAGAGGTTGAAAAATATCTCCGAAAAGTTATGCCAGACTTTCAAGATTTTCTCAATGAACTTATCGGTAAAGACTTCAAAAATTTGATTGTTCAGTTTGAAGCAAATAAGGCAAATTTGAGTGTTGATTTTCAAGACTTATCTGATGGCGAAAAATGTTTTTTCCTTTGTGCTATCGTATTAGCCGCTAACAAATTTTATGGGCCAGTTTTTTGCTTTTGGGATGAGCCTGACAACTATCTCTCCATATCAGAAGTTGGACATTTTATAACATCCCTGCGACGCTCATTTAAGAATAGCGGGCAAATTCTAGTGACTTCTCATAATCCTGAAGCAATCCGAAAATTTTCCAATGAAAATACATTTGTACTTGATCGAAAAAGTCACTTAGAGCCAACTTTGATTAGACTGCTTAGTGAAATGTCTGTTCAGGGCGATCTGATCAATGCTTTGATTTGTGGCGATATAGAACTATGAGCATCAATAAGTTTGTACCGCACATTCTTGTCTTGCCAGAAGATGATGCTAATCGCCAGATTGCCAACGGATTTATTCAGGATTTAAACCTGAATGAGCGTGCTATTCAAGTCCTTCCAATTGCTGGTGGTTGGAAAAAAGTTGTGGATAAATTCATAGAGGATCATGTCAATGTAATGCGACAATATCGAGAAACAAGGATTGTTTTACTTATTGATTTTGACGAGTGTGAAGATAGATTAAGTTATGTAGAAAGTCGTATTCCAGAGGA includes the following:
- a CDS encoding AAA family ATPase yields the protein MLQRLYVHNFRCLENFELTMKEMPSVLLIGKNGVGKSTIATALEVFQSIGRGINRLRELVKSKDFARGRSDVPIRLEMEVLLKGKIYKYILALELPEKFKELRVFEEQLLVEGEPIYSRKEAQVTLYTTSKNREAQFMVDWHLVALPVIQEQSETDPLHIFKTWLAHMIILAPIPSLMTGDSNGETLEPKREGSNIGEWFSGLLGRYPAAYREVEKYLRKVMPDFQDFLNELIGKDFKNLIVQFEANKANLSVDFQDLSDGEKCFFLCAIVLAANKFYGPVFCFWDEPDNYLSISEVGHFITSLRRSFKNSGQILVTSHNPEAIRKFSNENTFVLDRKSHLEPTLIRLLSEMSVQGDLINALICGDIEL